The sequence below is a genomic window from Paenibacillus sp. DCT19.
GGGGATTTGATGCAATCCGTTGTACGCAATGCCAATGATATGACCGGTGGGGGACTGTCCGTCTTAAAAAATCTGGATCTGACCATTATGCTGCTTGAATCCGGTATGAGTCCGATTCTGGTTGAATATTTAACTGGTGCGGTAAGTCGAATTTATGAGATTGTCAGTCAGTCCGGAGTACAAATTCTGATTTTCCTTGCAGGCTTGCAGTCGATCTCACCATCACTGTATGAAGCGGCCAAGATTGAGGGGTCGACGGGATATGAAGCCTTTTGGAAGATAACATTCCCCATGCTGAGTCCATTAATTCTGACCAATCTGGTCTATACGATTGTGGACAGCTTCATCAGTGACCAGACCAGTCGGCTTGTGGTGGATACCGCCTTCAAGAGCTTTAATTTTGGGCTCAGTGCGGCGATGTCCTGGATATATTTTGCCGTTATTGCACTGATCTTGTGGGTGACGACTGCCCTTGTGTCTCGCAAGGTCTTTTATCAGAATTAGCAATCTCGAAGGAGGCATGACATGAAGACAGGAACCGCATCAGGGCAGCGAACTGCAAAAAAAGAAGGGCTAGAGCGCCTAACCTCTACAGCCTACTGGTTTGAATCCATTAAAAAGTGGCTGTGGATTTTGGTACGATTCGTCCTGATATTTGGCATTTCATTCGTTATTCTGTATCCCATTTTATTGAAGATATCGATTTCCTTTAAAAGTATGTCCGATCTGTATGACCCGACAGTAATCTGGATACCCCGCGAATTCACGCTGGATAACTTTAAACTGGTATTCACAGCAATGAACTACCCCAGTGTGCTGATGAATACCCTATGGTTGTCGTCTGCTGTTATGCTGCTTCAGACGATAACATGTGTACTCGCAGGCTATGGGTTCGCAAGGATCAGGTTCAGAGGAAGTGGTTTGTTGTTTGCCGCGGTGATCTTTACCATTTTGGTTCCTTCACAGACGATCATGATTCCACTTTATCTGAATTTTAAAAATTTTGATGTGCTTGGCTTGATTGAACTGTTTCGAGGCAGTCCTGCAAATCTGATTAATACGTATTGGCCGTTCCTGATATCTGCATTATTGGGCATGGGTGTGAAAACAGG
It includes:
- a CDS encoding carbohydrate ABC transporter permease — protein: MKTGTASGQRTAKKEGLERLTSTAYWFESIKKWLWILVRFVLIFGISFVILYPILLKISISFKSMSDLYDPTVIWIPREFTLDNFKLVFTAMNYPSVLMNTLWLSSAVMLLQTITCVLAGYGFARIRFRGSGLLFAAVIFTILVPSQTIMIPLYLNFKNFDVLGLIELFRGSPANLINTYWPFLISALLGMGVKTGLYVYIFRQFFRGIPREIEEAAYVDGAGYFKTFGRIILPNAIPSMVTVMLFSFVWQWNDSFFTNMYLNEPKVMSSMMSSSGYTIATYLTGGGQAAESYTQDPFFMSMMMNTSVLLAILPLLIIYLFVQRHFVESVERSGLVG
- a CDS encoding carbohydrate ABC transporter permease, which translates into the protein MSNEGFTLEFIGLGNFREALLSHESYVRMLTESVLNIVVNTPLIIIFSLFFAVILNQKFRGRVLARAIFFLPVILASGIIASIENGDLMQSVVRNANDMTGGGLSVLKNLDLTIMLLESGMSPILVEYLTGAVSRIYEIVSQSGVQILIFLAGLQSISPSLYEAAKIEGSTGYEAFWKITFPMLSPLILTNLVYTIVDSFISDQTSRLVVDTAFKSFNFGLSAAMSWIYFAVIALILWVTTALVSRKVFYQN